A DNA window from Streptomyces canus contains the following coding sequences:
- a CDS encoding FG-GAP repeat domain-containing protein, protein MARHVFASLRLVAASAVLAAGLSPLLPSAAVAEEAQETVVPATLRSSHLTGSLVGYNSADYGTEGAGAQGFFHRIEGHSGIMWTRYADGESIAAPPIAGAYLVFGTGSDVLDYRYNDGRSLLFDAVSGTTHTVRMTEGRTLLRFYGSTAVTYRSVTGEDGTTTAKDLRLSTVGDDGAMIDTEIAGVPEGKVLGLPRGADETSVFFHAKWDGSFRMVEVDRETAQVRGWTQPLPSDYTNVRFSRDHVALYGKPSNPKVLVVPRSDLSATATEVTLGDGTSAAPATDVALVGDWLVHRPSGGKAVKAVPIKGGAAVTLLTSSNEGVSAAPDGTALYLGRTAADDWGFQRFVPGADGGPPVVSQAKALPRPPFRIQGLALEQGRLVVADGSGRERDTYVRTVAATGTPTFGARSPYDGTETSLYDCPVQEGGCRIFGTADNRVVWLAKNSVDDDRLTADGPAPYGYRSLSVPAGGRITDVSGRYVIHTTATKQSVYEIDNSTAAVTRTPTASALSGDILWTAGASPGEVTAYNLSTKRTTETLKLSSGCTPTELQALGRYLYWTCDGRAGVHDRATGKSVPVPADEAKLGDGFVVTHDKQARKLTLTTVADGTAASRVIGDLPDTGTSQRDVRWTVDEAGANAAYVDDKEQVHLVPSGVAQQPLRPLGPAVNSSWLNARYTDPTYYALTTLALSKPASWRMTVRSKATGKVVDTVDGEARGEIKAGWDGMTAGGLAPNGWYDWTLSAAPVDGVGTPVSAHSSFRLVEAAPVHRDHVGADGNPDGIGDLLVLNSSGRLNFWAGTGKGTFSGQSMGNAWPTSIKAVPFGDLSGDRCNDVLVRYSSGALRLYRPGCGEYLEPSTPYTSLGTSGWTQYDVLTAPGDVTKDGRPDLIARNSSTGTVYLYKGTSTGKLSARVKLYDNWKGYKKIVGTGDLNGDGIGDVLAQDKSNNLYRYDGRGNGTFKARVKLFTAWGGSYNVIVGVGDITADGKADLVSRDTGGVLWRNAGNGKGSFGARVKIASGWQGYKGLF, encoded by the coding sequence GTGGCTCGTCATGTCTTCGCGTCTCTGCGGCTCGTCGCCGCCTCCGCAGTGCTGGCGGCCGGACTGAGCCCGCTGCTGCCGTCCGCCGCCGTGGCTGAGGAGGCGCAGGAGACGGTAGTGCCGGCGACGCTGCGGAGTTCCCATCTGACGGGCTCGCTTGTCGGATACAACAGCGCGGACTACGGCACGGAGGGTGCCGGTGCCCAGGGCTTCTTCCACCGCATCGAGGGCCACTCGGGGATCATGTGGACGCGGTACGCGGACGGTGAGTCGATCGCCGCGCCCCCGATCGCAGGGGCGTACCTCGTGTTCGGCACGGGCAGTGACGTCCTCGACTACCGCTACAACGACGGCCGTAGCCTGCTGTTCGACGCCGTCAGCGGTACGACCCACACGGTCCGGATGACCGAGGGACGGACACTGCTCCGGTTCTACGGCAGCACGGCCGTCACCTATCGCAGCGTGACCGGTGAGGACGGTACGACCACGGCCAAGGACCTCCGTCTGTCGACCGTGGGCGATGACGGGGCCATGATCGACACCGAGATCGCCGGCGTGCCCGAGGGAAAGGTGCTGGGCTTGCCGCGGGGCGCGGACGAGACCAGCGTCTTCTTCCACGCCAAGTGGGACGGCAGCTTCCGGATGGTGGAGGTCGACCGGGAGACCGCCCAAGTGCGCGGCTGGACCCAGCCCTTGCCCTCGGACTACACCAACGTCCGCTTCTCGCGGGACCACGTGGCGCTCTATGGCAAGCCGAGCAACCCCAAGGTCCTCGTGGTACCGCGCTCCGACCTGTCGGCCACCGCGACCGAGGTCACCCTGGGCGACGGCACCAGCGCGGCCCCGGCCACCGATGTTGCCCTCGTCGGCGACTGGCTGGTCCACCGGCCCAGCGGCGGAAAGGCCGTCAAGGCGGTGCCGATCAAGGGCGGTGCCGCTGTCACCCTGCTCACCTCCTCCAACGAGGGCGTCTCCGCCGCGCCGGACGGCACGGCCCTGTATCTCGGGCGTACAGCCGCCGACGACTGGGGGTTCCAGCGCTTCGTCCCCGGCGCGGACGGCGGCCCGCCGGTCGTCTCGCAGGCGAAGGCGCTGCCGAGGCCGCCGTTCAGGATTCAGGGGCTGGCTCTTGAGCAGGGGCGGCTGGTGGTCGCCGACGGCAGCGGCCGGGAGCGGGACACCTACGTGCGGACCGTCGCCGCGACCGGCACACCCACGTTCGGGGCGCGGTCCCCGTACGACGGGACCGAGACGTCGCTGTACGACTGCCCGGTTCAAGAGGGTGGCTGCCGGATCTTCGGTACGGCCGACAACCGTGTGGTCTGGCTGGCGAAGAACTCGGTGGACGACGACCGTCTCACCGCCGACGGACCCGCCCCGTACGGCTACCGTTCCCTGAGCGTCCCCGCGGGCGGGCGGATCACCGACGTCTCCGGCCGGTACGTGATCCACACGACCGCGACAAAGCAGTCCGTCTACGAGATCGACAACAGCACTGCGGCCGTCACCCGCACCCCCACCGCATCCGCCCTCTCCGGCGACATCTTGTGGACGGCGGGGGCGAGTCCCGGTGAGGTCACCGCGTACAACCTCTCGACGAAGAGGACCACCGAGACCCTGAAGCTCAGCTCTGGCTGCACCCCCACCGAACTCCAGGCGCTGGGCCGCTACTTGTACTGGACCTGCGACGGCAGGGCCGGCGTCCACGACCGAGCGACAGGCAAGTCCGTGCCGGTCCCGGCAGACGAGGCCAAGCTCGGCGACGGGTTCGTCGTCACGCACGACAAGCAGGCCCGAAAGCTGACGCTCACCACGGTCGCCGACGGGACGGCCGCGAGCCGGGTGATCGGGGACCTGCCCGACACCGGGACCTCGCAGCGGGACGTGCGCTGGACCGTCGACGAGGCCGGCGCCAACGCGGCCTACGTGGACGACAAGGAGCAGGTGCACCTCGTACCGTCCGGGGTGGCGCAGCAACCGCTGCGCCCGCTGGGTCCGGCGGTGAACTCGTCATGGCTCAACGCCCGGTACACGGACCCCACGTACTACGCCCTCACCACCCTGGCGTTGTCGAAACCCGCGAGCTGGCGGATGACCGTGCGCAGCAAGGCGACGGGGAAGGTCGTCGACACGGTCGACGGCGAGGCCCGCGGGGAGATCAAGGCCGGATGGGACGGGATGACCGCGGGTGGACTCGCACCCAACGGCTGGTACGACTGGACCCTGTCGGCCGCCCCGGTGGACGGTGTCGGCACGCCGGTGTCAGCGCACAGCAGCTTCCGGCTGGTGGAGGCGGCCCCGGTGCACCGGGACCACGTGGGCGCGGACGGTAACCCCGACGGCATCGGCGACCTGCTCGTCCTCAACTCCTCGGGCCGGCTGAACTTCTGGGCGGGCACCGGCAAGGGCACGTTCTCCGGGCAGTCCATGGGCAATGCTTGGCCCACCAGCATCAAGGCGGTGCCGTTCGGGGACCTGAGCGGTGACCGATGCAATGACGTGCTCGTGCGGTACAGCAGCGGGGCCCTGCGGCTGTACAGGCCGGGCTGCGGTGAGTATCTGGAGCCGTCGACGCCGTACACCAGTCTCGGCACCAGCGGATGGACGCAGTACGACGTCCTGACCGCGCCCGGTGACGTGACCAAGGACGGCCGCCCGGACCTGATCGCCCGCAACTCCTCCACCGGCACGGTCTACCTCTACAAGGGCACGTCCACAGGGAAGCTCTCCGCGCGGGTGAAGCTCTACGACAACTGGAAGGGCTACAAGAAGATCGTCGGCACCGGTGACCTCAACGGCGACGGCATCGGGGATGTACTCGCCCAGGACAAGTCCAACAACCTCTACCGGTACGACGGCAGGGGCAACGGCACCTTCAAAGCGCGCGTGAAGCTGTTCACGGCGTGGGGTGGCTCCTACAACGTGATCGTCGGAGTCGGGGACATCACTGCCGATGGCAAGGCGGACCTGGTCTCCCGGGACACCGGTGGTGTGCTCTGGCGCAATGCCGGGAACGGCAAGGGGTCGTTCGGGGCGCGGGTGAAGATCGCGAGCGGCTGGCAGGGCTACAAAGGCCTGTTCTGA
- a CDS encoding DUF192 domain-containing protein, with amino-acid sequence MGRWLDGRGKLVVHGEREEFAVPLEIASSYRARTKGLLGRDRIEGALLLSPAGSVHTFRMRFPIDVAYLDRRLRVIAVRTMKPGRLGLPRLRSRHVLEAEAGVMEGWGVRVGVRVEVALG; translated from the coding sequence ATGGGGCGCTGGCTGGACGGGCGGGGCAAGCTGGTCGTGCACGGGGAGCGGGAGGAGTTCGCCGTACCGCTGGAGATCGCGAGCTCCTACCGGGCCCGGACGAAGGGACTGCTGGGACGCGACCGCATCGAGGGTGCCCTGCTCCTCTCCCCCGCGGGCAGTGTGCACACCTTCCGGATGCGGTTTCCCATCGACGTCGCCTACCTCGACCGCCGGCTCCGCGTCATCGCCGTACGCACGATGAAGCCGGGGCGACTGGGGCTGCCGCGGCTGCGGTCCCGGCATGTGCTGGAGGCGGAGGCCGGGGTGATGGAGGGGTGGGGGGTGCGGGTGGGGGTGCGGGTGGAGGTGGCTCTCGGGTAG
- a CDS encoding isoprenyl transferase: MNLRDKLRGLLVRLYARRVEGHLDHAQVPKHIGVIVDGSRRWAKAAGSTPVDGHRAGAEKIEEFLGWCTETDVEVVTLWLLSTDNFNRPPEELGPLLGIIEDVVRTLAADGRWRVHHVGTPDLLPSPMQTALKEAEESTAHVDGILVNVAIGYGGRQEIADAVRSMLLDAHDKGTSMEELAEAVDIDMIGRHLYTGDQPDPDLVIRTSGEQRLSGFMLWQTAHSEYYFCEVFWPAFRKVDFLRALRDYAARHRRYGG, from the coding sequence GTGAACCTGCGCGACAAGCTGCGCGGCCTGCTCGTCAGGCTCTACGCACGCCGGGTGGAAGGCCACCTGGACCACGCCCAGGTGCCGAAGCACATCGGTGTCATCGTGGACGGCAGTCGGCGCTGGGCGAAGGCAGCCGGTTCCACCCCTGTCGACGGCCACCGCGCCGGCGCGGAGAAGATCGAGGAGTTCCTCGGCTGGTGCACCGAGACGGACGTCGAGGTCGTCACCCTCTGGCTGCTGTCGACGGACAACTTCAACCGCCCGCCGGAGGAGCTCGGTCCCCTCCTCGGCATCATCGAGGACGTCGTCCGCACCCTCGCCGCCGACGGCCGCTGGCGGGTCCACCACGTCGGCACCCCCGACCTGCTGCCCTCCCCGATGCAGACGGCGCTGAAGGAGGCGGAGGAGTCCACGGCCCACGTCGACGGCATACTCGTCAACGTCGCCATCGGCTACGGCGGCCGCCAGGAGATCGCCGACGCCGTACGGTCGATGCTGCTGGACGCGCACGACAAGGGCACCTCGATGGAGGAGCTCGCCGAGGCCGTCGACATCGACATGATCGGCCGCCATCTCTACACCGGCGACCAGCCCGACCCCGACCTCGTGATCCGTACCAGCGGTGAGCAGCGGCTGTCCGGCTTCATGCTGTGGCAGACCGCCCATTCGGAGTACTACTTCTGCGAGGTCTTCTGGCCGGCCTTCCGCAAGGTCGACTTCCTGCGCGCGCTGCGCGACTACGCGGCACGCCACCGCCGCTACGGCGGCTGA
- a CDS encoding dihydrofolate reductase family protein, whose amino-acid sequence MRKIVLMMSVSLDGYIEGPDRDISWHRVDDELHTHMNATVGSMGGLLHGRVVYELMADYWPTADADPDAPASVREFAPIWRDLPKIVYSRTLTDVDWNSTLVREVVPEEVRALKAQPGGDLALGGADLGKTFLRYGLVDELRIYVHPVLVGRGKPLFPHTDTLTSLRLVESHTFGNGVVLLRYEPTP is encoded by the coding sequence ATGCGAAAAATCGTCCTGATGATGTCCGTGTCCCTCGACGGCTACATCGAGGGCCCCGACCGGGACATCAGCTGGCACCGTGTCGACGACGAACTGCACACGCACATGAACGCCACGGTCGGGAGCATGGGCGGACTGCTCCACGGCCGGGTCGTCTACGAGCTCATGGCCGACTACTGGCCCACCGCCGACGCCGACCCCGACGCCCCCGCATCCGTCAGGGAGTTCGCTCCGATCTGGCGGGATCTCCCCAAGATCGTCTACTCCCGGACCCTCACGGACGTCGACTGGAACTCCACGCTCGTCCGTGAGGTCGTACCGGAAGAGGTCCGGGCGCTGAAGGCGCAGCCGGGTGGTGATCTCGCGCTGGGCGGGGCCGACTTGGGGAAGACCTTTTTGCGGTACGGCCTCGTCGACGAGCTGCGGATCTACGTCCACCCCGTTCTCGTCGGCCGGGGCAAGCCCCTGTTCCCGCACACCGACACGCTGACCTCCCTCCGGCTCGTCGAGTCGCACACCTTCGGCAACGGCGTCGTACTGCTGCGGTACGAGCCGACGCCGTAA
- a CDS encoding LLM class flavin-dependent oxidoreductase, translated as MTELGAVFRPQLPPERLRALARLADETGLEELWLWEDCFREGGISTAAAALAWTERVRIGVGLLPVPLRNVAITAMEAATLHRMFPGRAVLGVGHGVQDWMGQVGARAESPLTLLREHLVALRALLAGERVSTRGRYVSLDDVALDWPPEGPVEVLTGATGPRTLRLAGEAADGTVLTANTPPEGVRRARRLIDEGRQKAGRPDRHRIVVYLLTATGPDAAARLRAELTAEGVADVPDLGVAGDAGAVAKAVQRLADAGADTVVLQPTADEPDPESFVRFAAEDVRPLVP; from the coding sequence ATGACCGAACTCGGCGCGGTGTTCCGCCCCCAACTCCCTCCCGAGCGGCTGCGGGCCCTCGCCCGGCTCGCGGACGAGACGGGGCTCGAAGAGCTCTGGCTGTGGGAGGACTGCTTCAGGGAGGGCGGAATCTCCACCGCCGCTGCCGCCCTCGCGTGGACCGAGCGGGTGCGGATCGGCGTCGGCCTGCTCCCGGTGCCGCTGCGGAACGTCGCCATCACGGCGATGGAGGCGGCCACCCTGCACCGGATGTTCCCCGGGCGGGCGGTCCTTGGTGTCGGCCATGGTGTGCAGGACTGGATGGGGCAGGTGGGAGCGCGGGCGGAGTCGCCGCTCACCCTGCTGCGCGAGCACCTCGTCGCGCTGCGCGCCCTGTTGGCAGGCGAGCGCGTCAGCACCCGGGGGCGGTACGTCTCGTTGGACGACGTCGCCCTCGACTGGCCGCCCGAGGGTCCCGTCGAGGTGCTCACCGGGGCCACCGGCCCGCGCACCCTGCGCCTCGCGGGCGAGGCCGCCGACGGCACGGTGCTCACCGCCAACACCCCGCCCGAGGGGGTCCGCCGGGCCCGTCGGCTCATCGACGAGGGACGGCAGAAGGCGGGGCGGCCGGACCGGCACCGGATCGTCGTCTACCTCCTCACCGCCACCGGGCCCGACGCGGCCGCCCGGCTGCGCGCCGAACTCACCGCAGAGGGCGTCGCGGACGTCCCCGACCTCGGCGTCGCCGGGGACGCGGGGGCGGTGGCCAAGGCCGTCCAGCGACTTGCCGACGCCGGCGCCGACACGGTCGTCCTCCAGCCGACGGCCGACGAACCCGACCCGGAGAGTTTCGTACGGTTCGCCGCGGAGGACGTCCGGCCCCTGGTGCCCTGA
- a CDS encoding PhoH family protein, which yields MVTSTKRRMPDRRTYVLDTSVLLADPNALNRFDEHEVVLPIVVVTELEAKRHHPELGYFARQALRLLDEFRVRFGRLDAPIPIGELGGTVRVELNHSDPSVLPSGYRLGDNDSRILAVARNLQAEGFDVTVVSKDLPLRIKASSVGLLAEEYRAELAITENSGWTGMSELTLPGEQVDILFDEGHVYVPEAADIPVHTGLTIHSERGKALGRVSPEGNVRLVRGDREAFGIKGRSAEQRIALDILLDPDIGIVSMGGRAGTGKSALALCAGLEAVLERRQHKKVMVFRPLYAVGGQELGYLPGSESEKMSPWAQAVFDTLSAVTSREVIEEVTARGMLEVLPLTHIRGRSLHDAFVIVDEAQSLERNVLLTVLSRIGANSRVVLTHDVAQRDNLRVGRYDGVVAVVEKLKGHPLFAHVTLTRSERSQIAALVTEMLEDGQI from the coding sequence GTGGTGACCAGCACAAAGCGCCGCATGCCTGACCGGCGCACCTATGTTCTCGACACCAGCGTCCTGCTGGCCGACCCGAACGCCCTGAACCGCTTCGACGAGCACGAGGTCGTGCTCCCCATCGTCGTGGTCACGGAGCTGGAGGCCAAGAGGCACCATCCCGAACTCGGCTACTTCGCCCGGCAGGCCCTGCGGCTGCTCGACGAGTTCCGGGTCCGGTTCGGCCGACTCGACGCCCCCATCCCGATCGGGGAACTCGGCGGGACCGTCCGTGTCGAGCTCAACCACTCGGACCCCAGCGTGCTGCCGTCCGGATACCGCCTTGGTGACAACGACTCCCGCATCCTCGCGGTCGCCCGCAACCTGCAGGCCGAGGGGTTCGACGTCACTGTCGTGTCGAAGGACCTCCCGCTCAGGATCAAGGCGTCCTCGGTCGGGCTCCTCGCCGAGGAGTACCGCGCCGAACTCGCCATCACGGAGAATTCCGGCTGGACCGGAATGTCCGAGCTGACCCTGCCGGGTGAACAGGTGGACATCCTCTTCGACGAGGGGCATGTCTACGTTCCCGAGGCCGCCGACATCCCCGTGCACACCGGGCTGACGATCCACTCGGAGCGCGGCAAGGCCCTCGGCCGGGTCTCGCCCGAGGGAAACGTCCGTCTGGTGCGCGGCGACCGGGAGGCGTTCGGCATCAAGGGGAGGAGCGCGGAGCAGCGCATCGCGCTGGACATCCTCCTCGACCCGGACATCGGGATCGTGTCCATGGGCGGCCGGGCCGGCACCGGCAAGTCGGCGCTCGCGCTGTGCGCGGGTCTGGAGGCGGTCCTGGAGCGCCGCCAGCACAAGAAGGTCATGGTCTTCCGTCCGCTCTACGCGGTCGGCGGGCAGGAACTGGGCTATCTGCCGGGCTCCGAGTCCGAGAAGATGAGCCCCTGGGCGCAGGCGGTCTTCGACACGCTGTCCGCGGTCACCAGCCGCGAGGTCATCGAGGAGGTCACCGCACGCGGCATGCTCGAGGTTCTGCCGCTCACCCACATCCGCGGCCGCTCGCTCCACGACGCGTTCGTGATCGTGGACGAGGCGCAGTCCCTGGAACGGAATGTACTTCTCACCGTTCTGTCCCGAATCGGCGCGAATTCACGGGTCGTTCTGACCCATGACGTGGCCCAGCGGGACAATCTGAGGGTCGGTCGCTACGACGGTGTCGTCGCCGTGGTGGAGAAGCTGAAGGGTC
- a CDS encoding methyltransferase domain-containing protein translates to MTSHRTRTFEDLVAEGAAVPTEGWDFSWFEGRATEARPSWGFARSLGDRLAGATASLDIQTGGGEVLDFALGQRVRTPLLAAATEGWPPNVAKATALLRPRGIVVVAAPQDAPLPFADDTFDLVSSRHPVDPQWAEIARVLQPGGTYFAQHVGPRSVFELVEHFLGPQPEEQSSDRHPDRERAAAEAAGLEIVDLRAERLRIEFHDIAAVVHFLRKVVWMVPGFTVAEYEPRLRSLHERIESEGPFVAHSSRHLLEARKPRA, encoded by the coding sequence ATGACCTCCCACCGCACCCGTACCTTCGAGGACCTCGTCGCCGAGGGCGCCGCCGTGCCCACCGAGGGCTGGGACTTCTCGTGGTTCGAGGGGCGGGCCACCGAGGCGCGGCCCTCGTGGGGGTTCGCCCGCTCCCTCGGCGACCGCCTGGCCGGTGCCACCGCCTCGCTCGACATCCAGACCGGCGGTGGCGAGGTCCTGGACTTCGCCCTCGGGCAGAGGGTCCGGACACCGCTGCTCGCCGCGGCCACCGAGGGCTGGCCGCCGAACGTCGCCAAGGCCACCGCCCTGCTGCGTCCGCGCGGCATCGTGGTCGTCGCCGCACCGCAGGACGCGCCGCTGCCCTTCGCCGACGACACCTTCGATCTGGTCAGCAGCCGGCACCCGGTCGACCCCCAGTGGGCGGAGATCGCGCGCGTGTTGCAGCCGGGCGGCACGTACTTCGCCCAGCACGTCGGCCCGCGCAGCGTCTTCGAACTCGTCGAGCACTTTCTCGGCCCGCAGCCGGAGGAGCAGAGCTCGGACCGTCACCCCGACCGCGAGCGCGCCGCCGCCGAGGCCGCCGGACTGGAGATCGTCGACCTGCGCGCCGAGCGCCTGCGGATCGAGTTCCACGACATCGCCGCCGTCGTCCACTTCCTGCGCAAGGTGGTGTGGATGGTCCCCGGCTTCACCGTGGCCGAGTACGAGCCCCGGCTTCGGTCCCTGCACGAGCGGATCGAGTCCGAGGGCCCCTTCGTCGCCCACAGCAGCCGCCATCTCCTGGAGGCCCGTAAGCCACGCGCCTGA